From a region of the Stenotrophomonas sp. BIO128-Bstrain genome:
- the gnd gene encoding phosphogluconate dehydrogenase (NAD(+)-dependent, decarboxylating): MDIAMIGLGRMGANMAERLHRGGHHVIGVDPGEAARTAAAERGFEVSASIAETLAALPVPRVVWLMVPAGVVDQTLASLSPHLSEGDVVIDGGNSYYKDSMRRSEQLQGEDVTYIDCGTSGGVWGLQEGYSLMIGGDKAAVERIGAIFRTLAPGEDRGWAHVGPSGAGHFCKMVHNGIEYGMMQAYAEGFALMQHKADFNLDLAQVAKAWQHGSVVRSWLLDLSADALGRNPQLEGIAPYVEDSGEGRWTVAEAIDLDVPAPVITLSLLERLRSREKNSFSDRLLAAMRNEFGGHAIKTT; the protein is encoded by the coding sequence ATGGATATTGCAATGATTGGGCTGGGCCGCATGGGCGCCAACATGGCCGAGCGCCTGCATCGCGGCGGGCACCACGTGATCGGTGTCGATCCCGGTGAGGCCGCGCGTACCGCGGCCGCCGAGCGCGGTTTCGAGGTCAGTGCCTCGATCGCCGAGACGCTTGCGGCGCTGCCGGTGCCGCGCGTGGTGTGGCTGATGGTGCCGGCCGGCGTGGTTGACCAGACCCTGGCGTCGCTCTCGCCGCATCTGTCCGAAGGCGATGTGGTGATCGACGGCGGCAACTCGTATTACAAGGATTCCATGCGCCGCAGCGAGCAGCTGCAGGGCGAGGACGTGACCTACATCGACTGCGGCACCAGTGGCGGGGTGTGGGGCCTGCAGGAGGGCTACAGCCTGATGATCGGCGGCGACAAGGCCGCAGTCGAGCGGATCGGGGCGATCTTCCGCACGCTGGCACCGGGCGAGGACCGTGGCTGGGCGCACGTCGGCCCGAGCGGGGCAGGGCACTTCTGCAAGATGGTCCACAACGGCATCGAGTACGGGATGATGCAGGCCTACGCCGAAGGCTTCGCGCTGATGCAGCACAAGGCCGACTTCAATCTCGATCTGGCGCAGGTGGCCAAGGCCTGGCAGCACGGCAGCGTGGTGCGCTCGTGGCTGCTCGACCTCAGTGCCGATGCACTGGGCCGCAACCCGCAGCTGGAGGGCATCGCGCCGTATGTCGAAGACTCCGGCGAGGGCCGCTGGACCGTGGCCGAGGCGATCGATCTGGACGTGCCGGCGCCGGTGATCACGCTGTCCCTGCTCGAACGCCTGCGCTCGCGCGAGAAGAACTCCTTCAGCGACCGCCTGCTGGCGGCGATGCGCAATGAGTTCGGTGGTCACGCGATCAAGACCACGTAA
- a CDS encoding oxidoreductase: MAAVLQVGLIGYGLAGSVFHAPLILHTPGLALHSIVSSQRDRLLRSFTDVRICADPQQLFDDPAVDAVVIATPNDAHAPLARAALAAGKHVLVDKPFALSVAEAESVVQAAQAAERVVTVFQNRRHDADFLTLKQVIDEGRIGRVAECHSHFDRFRPQVRERWRESDAPGSGLWMDLGPHLLDQMLQLFGWPGAISVDLMAQREHALGNDYFHAVLHYPRHRAILHAGSLVAASGPRFIVHGDAGSYLKDGLDVQEDQLRRGIAPGAPGWGLDPQHGHLVRIDAEGHTQRSTVDNVPGDYRAFYAQFRDAMLGVAEAPVSTAQALQLMRLLEAGAESARSGRRITL, translated from the coding sequence ATGGCCGCCGTACTGCAGGTGGGATTGATCGGTTATGGCTTGGCCGGCAGCGTCTTCCATGCGCCGTTGATCCTGCACACGCCCGGCCTGGCGTTGCACAGCATCGTCAGCTCGCAGCGCGACCGGTTGCTGCGCAGCTTCACCGATGTGCGCATCTGCGCGGACCCGCAGCAGCTGTTCGACGACCCGGCGGTGGATGCGGTGGTGATCGCCACGCCGAACGATGCGCATGCCCCTCTGGCGCGCGCTGCACTCGCGGCGGGTAAGCATGTACTGGTCGACAAGCCGTTCGCGCTGTCCGTTGCGGAGGCCGAATCGGTGGTGCAGGCCGCGCAGGCGGCCGAACGCGTGGTCACCGTCTTCCAGAACCGCCGCCATGACGCCGACTTCCTCACCCTCAAGCAGGTGATCGACGAGGGCCGGATCGGTCGCGTCGCCGAATGCCATTCCCACTTCGACCGCTTCCGCCCGCAGGTGCGCGAGCGCTGGCGCGAAAGCGATGCGCCCGGCAGCGGCCTGTGGATGGATCTGGGCCCCCATCTGCTGGATCAGATGCTGCAGTTGTTTGGCTGGCCCGGCGCGATCAGCGTGGACCTGATGGCGCAGCGTGAGCACGCGCTGGGCAACGACTATTTCCACGCGGTGCTGCACTACCCGCGGCACCGCGCGATCCTGCACGCCGGCTCGCTGGTGGCCGCCTCCGGCCCGCGCTTCATCGTGCATGGCGATGCCGGCAGCTATCTCAAAGACGGGCTGGACGTGCAGGAAGACCAGCTGCGCCGCGGTATCGCACCGGGTGCGCCGGGCTGGGGCCTGGACCCGCAGCACGGGCACCTGGTGCGGATCGACGCCGAGGGTCACACCCAGCGCAGCACCGTGGACAACGTGCCCGGTGATTACCGTGCGTTCTATGCGCAGTTCCGCGATGCGATGCTGGGCGTGGCTGAGGCACCGGTCAGCACCGCGCAGGCGCTGCAGCTGATGCGCCTGCTGGAGGCCGGTGCGGAAAGTGCGCGCAGCGGGCGGCGGATCACGCTCTGA
- a CDS encoding BON domain-containing protein, with protein MTNTTRNLLAASLALGMVLGTSSAMAKDPPKTTDHAAMTHADTHDSAEPVTDSWITTKVKTDLLTSKNVPGTEVKVETVNGVVTLTGTVASQAEHDKAVRVTQQIKGVKRVDAAGLKVAATAAKR; from the coding sequence ATGACCAACACGACCCGTAATCTGCTTGCTGCTTCGCTGGCCCTGGGCATGGTGCTGGGCACCTCGTCCGCCATGGCCAAGGATCCGCCGAAGACCACCGATCATGCCGCGATGACCCACGCCGATACCCACGATTCGGCTGAGCCGGTCACCGACAGCTGGATCACCACCAAGGTCAAGACCGACCTGCTGACCAGCAAAAACGTCCCGGGTACCGAAGTGAAGGTGGAGACCGTCAATGGCGTGGTCACCCTCACCGGCACCGTAGCCAGCCAGGCCGAGCATGACAAGGCCGTCCGTGTGACCCAGCAGATCAAGGGCGTCAAGCGTGTCGACGCCGCTGGCCTGAAGGTCGCCGCGACCGCCGCCAAGCGCTGA
- a CDS encoding ATP-binding protein — protein MALVFSDQIWDRWRLPALALAAVAIIVVPWLTLRKLADDNIDAMNWVTHTQDVGVAVYQLQADVRDVESAALTMSKGIDAPGLRERLAQADDIPGRLARLAELTRDNPDQLIRIGRIQSMLERRMELAKQLARSAPDADQRQLVADLTTRYPIRNLVEELQATEEQLLAKRSALFAAQQRQGEFISWSALVVQLLLLGLVLWLLQRQIRHRLSAERASLRAAGRAASVLHTVREPIVLLDRSLRVQMHNPAFAELYGLDEETSAEGLPLDSIGDGAWADAVVRQRLTDVLLRGRELWDYEHEQRTADDVVRIMLINARRMPLPDKDDEVVLMTVSDVTVQRAVQLRVEELNRQLEGKVEQVSEVNRELEAFSYSVSHDLRAPLRHVAGFSDKLTRHLGEEADEKSLHYLGVISNSARRMAALIDDLLVYSRLGRAAMRLQAVDMQSLVADTRAMLDANQQSEAESTGVPHHVDWKIAPLPIIVSDENMMRQVWLNLLGNAIKYSSNREPARIEVDYKLQPDGSHLFTVRDNGAGFDMAYAGKLFGVFQRLHKASDYPGTGIGLASVRRVLTRHGGRIWAESAVDQGATFHFVLPPALDAINKGSAA, from the coding sequence ATGGCGCTGGTGTTCAGTGATCAAATCTGGGACCGCTGGCGATTGCCGGCACTGGCCCTGGCGGCGGTAGCCATCATCGTGGTGCCGTGGCTCACCCTGCGCAAGCTGGCCGATGACAACATCGATGCGATGAACTGGGTCACCCACACCCAGGATGTCGGCGTGGCCGTATACCAACTGCAGGCCGACGTGCGCGATGTCGAATCGGCCGCGTTGACCATGTCCAAGGGCATCGATGCGCCTGGCCTGCGCGAACGCCTGGCCCAGGCCGACGATATCCCCGGGCGGCTGGCCCGGCTGGCCGAGCTGACCCGTGACAATCCCGATCAGCTGATCCGCATCGGTCGCATCCAGTCCATGCTCGAACGCCGCATGGAGCTGGCCAAGCAGTTGGCCCGCTCGGCGCCCGATGCCGACCAGCGGCAGTTGGTGGCCGACCTGACCACCCGCTACCCCATCCGCAACCTGGTCGAAGAACTGCAGGCCACCGAAGAGCAGCTGCTCGCCAAGCGCTCGGCGCTGTTCGCGGCCCAGCAGCGCCAGGGCGAGTTCATTTCATGGTCGGCGCTGGTGGTGCAGCTGCTGCTGCTCGGCCTGGTGCTGTGGCTGCTGCAACGCCAGATCCGCCATCGTCTCAGCGCCGAACGCGCCTCGCTGCGCGCGGCCGGACGTGCCGCGTCGGTGCTGCACACGGTGCGCGAGCCGATCGTGCTGCTGGACCGCAGCTTGCGCGTGCAGATGCACAATCCCGCGTTCGCCGAACTGTACGGGCTGGACGAGGAAACCTCGGCCGAAGGGCTGCCGCTGGACAGCATCGGCGACGGGGCCTGGGCCGATGCAGTGGTCCGCCAGCGGCTGACCGACGTGCTGCTGCGCGGCCGCGAGCTGTGGGATTACGAACACGAACAGCGCACCGCCGATGACGTGGTGCGGATCATGCTGATCAACGCGCGGCGCATGCCGCTGCCGGACAAGGATGATGAAGTGGTGCTGATGACGGTCAGCGATGTCACCGTGCAGCGCGCCGTACAGCTGCGGGTGGAGGAACTGAACCGCCAGCTGGAAGGCAAGGTCGAGCAGGTCTCGGAGGTGAATCGCGAACTGGAGGCGTTCAGCTACTCGGTCTCGCACGATCTGCGCGCGCCGTTGCGCCACGTGGCCGGTTTCTCCGACAAGCTCACCCGCCACCTGGGCGAAGAGGCCGACGAGAAGTCCCTGCATTACCTGGGCGTGATTTCCAATTCCGCCCGGCGAATGGCCGCGCTGATCGACGATCTGCTGGTCTATTCGCGCCTGGGCCGGGCGGCGATGCGGCTGCAGGCGGTGGACATGCAGTCGCTGGTCGCCGATACCCGCGCCATGCTCGATGCCAACCAGCAGAGCGAGGCCGAGAGCACCGGCGTGCCGCACCATGTCGACTGGAAGATCGCGCCGCTGCCGATCATCGTTTCCGATGAAAACATGATGCGCCAGGTCTGGCTGAATCTGCTCGGCAACGCGATCAAGTATTCTTCCAACCGCGAGCCGGCCCGGATCGAGGTCGACTACAAGCTGCAGCCTGACGGCAGCCATCTGTTCACGGTGCGCGACAACGGCGCCGGGTTCGACATGGCCTATGCCGGCAAGCTGTTCGGGGTGTTCCAGCGGCTGCACAAGGCCAGCGACTACCCGGGTACGGGCATCGGCCTGGCCAGTGTCCGCCGGGTGCTGACCCGCCACGGCGGCCGCATCTGGGCCGAATCGGCGGTCGATCAAGGCGCCACGTTCCACTTCGTTCTTCCACCCGCGCTCGACGCAATCAACAAGGGCTCCGCCGCATGA
- a CDS encoding response regulator, whose translation MTALRTILLAEDSPADAEMAIDALKEARLANPIVHVEDGVEAMDYLLRRGAFANRDEGLPAVLLLDIKMPRMDGLEVLKEIRNTEELKRLPVVILSSSREESDLARSWDMGVNAYVVKPVDVDQFFGAVQTLGKFWGLINQAPEIE comes from the coding sequence ATGACCGCTCTCCGTACCATCCTCCTTGCCGAGGACAGCCCCGCCGACGCCGAGATGGCCATCGACGCCTTGAAGGAGGCCCGCCTGGCCAACCCGATCGTGCACGTCGAAGACGGCGTGGAAGCGATGGACTACCTGCTGCGCCGTGGCGCCTTCGCCAACCGCGACGAAGGCCTGCCGGCGGTGCTGCTGCTGGACATCAAGATGCCGCGCATGGACGGCCTGGAAGTGCTCAAGGAAATCCGCAACACCGAGGAGCTCAAGCGGCTGCCGGTGGTGATCCTGTCCTCCTCGCGCGAAGAAAGCGATCTGGCGCGCAGCTGGGACATGGGCGTGAACGCGTACGTGGTCAAGCCGGTGGACGTGGACCAGTTCTTCGGCGCCGTGCAGACCCTGGGCAAGTTCTGGGGCCTGATCAACCAGGCACCGGAGATCGAGTAA